The following are from one region of the Hymenobacter radiodurans genome:
- a CDS encoding RNA 2'-phosphotransferase produces MQNQQLSKKLSYVLRHKPEEFGLQLDAQGWLDVAELLRALHARGHEATLEQLHNVVATNDKQRFSLSTDGTKIRANQGHSVAVDLALAAVAPPELLYHGTATRFLDSIRKDGLRSGSRQHVHLSADAETAESVGRRHGKPVVLIVQAGQLHRAGGFFTFRRMGFGSRKRYRLHFWSWKNSDATDQA; encoded by the coding sequence ATGCAAAATCAACAACTGAGTAAGAAGCTGAGTTACGTGCTTCGGCATAAGCCGGAAGAATTCGGATTACAACTCGATGCCCAAGGTTGGCTAGACGTAGCCGAACTGCTTCGTGCGCTACACGCCCGTGGACATGAAGCAACACTAGAACAACTCCACAACGTGGTAGCTACCAATGATAAGCAACGGTTCAGCTTATCCACCGATGGTACGAAGATACGGGCCAATCAAGGGCATTCCGTGGCTGTAGATTTGGCGCTAGCCGCCGTGGCCCCACCCGAGCTACTTTACCACGGCACCGCCACGCGGTTTCTGGATTCTATTCGAAAAGACGGACTGCGGAGCGGCAGCCGTCAGCACGTGCATCTGTCCGCGGATGCTGAAACGGCTGAATCGGTCGGGCGCCGGCATGGTAAGCCGGTGGTGCTCATCGTGCAGGCGGGCCAGTTGCACCGGGCTGGGGGCTTTTTTACCTTTCGGCGAATGGGGTTTGGCTCACGGAAGCGGTACCGCCTCCATTTCTGGAGTTGGAAGAATAGTGATGCCACTGATCAAGCCTAA
- a CDS encoding flavin reductase family protein, with translation MSLPSFRTIDPATIKPSELHPFLVGAVAPRPVAFASTVDAEGNVNLSPYSFFNCFGSNPPILVFSPANRVRDNSQKHTLQNVREVAEVVIHICDYAMVEQMSLASTEYEKGVNEFVKAGFTQVPSQKVKPPRVAEAPAAFECVVEQVIELGQNNGAGNLVVCRVVLAHLREDILLPSGSGIDPFKLDAIARLGGDWYCRAAGSSLFEVPKPNRNMGIGIDQLPENIRNSNLLTGNNLGRLGNIEATSLPTAAEIEAFRHDPLVAYTLSKYEKAPQEQRQQLELLGKKLLEEGRLVDAWKTLLIAQSA, from the coding sequence ATGTCGCTTCCCTCCTTTCGCACTATCGACCCAGCTACCATTAAGCCCAGCGAGCTGCACCCGTTTTTGGTGGGGGCCGTGGCCCCACGCCCTGTCGCTTTTGCCAGCACCGTGGATGCGGAAGGAAACGTGAACTTAAGCCCCTACAGCTTTTTCAACTGCTTCGGCTCCAACCCGCCCATCCTGGTGTTCTCTCCAGCCAATCGGGTGCGCGACAACTCGCAGAAGCATACTCTGCAAAACGTGCGCGAGGTGGCCGAGGTCGTGATTCATATTTGCGACTACGCCATGGTCGAGCAGATGTCGCTGGCCAGCACGGAGTATGAAAAGGGCGTGAATGAATTCGTAAAAGCCGGTTTTACGCAGGTGCCGAGCCAGAAAGTGAAGCCGCCGCGCGTGGCCGAAGCGCCGGCAGCTTTCGAGTGCGTGGTAGAGCAGGTGATTGAGCTAGGACAAAACAACGGCGCCGGCAACCTAGTCGTTTGTCGAGTGGTGCTGGCGCATCTCCGGGAGGATATCCTGCTCCCAAGCGGCAGCGGCATCGACCCGTTTAAGCTCGACGCCATTGCCCGCCTCGGCGGCGACTGGTACTGCCGCGCCGCGGGCAGCAGCTTGTTTGAAGTGCCCAAGCCCAACCGCAACATGGGCATCGGCATTGACCAGTTGCCGGAGAATATCCGCAACAGCAACCTGCTAACCGGCAACAATTTGGGCCGTTTGGGCAATATAGAAGCCACTTCGCTGCCTACGGCGGCGGAAATCGAAGCCTTCCGCCACGACCCGTTGGTAGCTTACACGCTCAGCAAATACGAAAAAGCCCCCCAGGAGCAGCGTCAGCAATTGGAGCTGCTGGGGAAAAAATTACTTGAAGAAGGCCGACTAGTGGACGCGTGGAAAACGTTGCTTATTGCTCAATCAGCATAG
- a CDS encoding GNAT family N-acetyltransferase encodes MYAPATLMGVAAPSRAFHLDEKGYVMLRQDADRTLLQTVLVRPEYRRQGRARELLHAVEAAFPEKPLVISMLASGPLYSLLEAMQWELMPLPLFEMVRPL; translated from the coding sequence ATGTACGCGCCTGCGACGCTGATGGGAGTCGCTGCGCCTTCTCGGGCGTTTCATCTGGATGAAAAAGGGTATGTGATGCTGCGCCAGGATGCTGATCGTACACTATTGCAGACCGTGCTGGTACGGCCTGAGTATCGGCGGCAAGGGCGAGCGCGTGAACTGTTGCATGCCGTAGAAGCTGCTTTTCCAGAAAAACCGCTGGTGATTTCAATGCTGGCTAGCGGGCCGTTGTACTCGCTTCTGGAAGCAATGCAGTGGGAGCTAATGCCACTGCCATTGTTTGAGATGGTTCGGCCACTATAG
- a CDS encoding GNAT family N-acetyltransferase, giving the protein MESTEAELIARPVLEFTPIQVTDAMNRSFEEYMVPMVFTPASFERRFRGEHLDAEASKLWFQGEELVGVVFIARRGWTSRVAAMGLVREARGKHYGRQMLQAAIEEATARGDRSMLLEVFAANEPARRLYERLGFRNERELFSFRYVPNPKSPQRIAENYRK; this is encoded by the coding sequence ATGGAATCTACTGAAGCAGAACTCATTGCCCGTCCTGTGCTTGAGTTTACGCCCATCCAGGTAACCGACGCCATGAATCGCTCTTTTGAAGAGTATATGGTGCCCATGGTATTCACACCGGCTAGCTTCGAGCGGCGTTTTCGGGGCGAGCATCTAGATGCCGAAGCCAGCAAGCTGTGGTTTCAGGGCGAAGAGTTAGTCGGAGTGGTATTTATTGCCCGGCGTGGCTGGACGAGCCGCGTGGCGGCCATGGGCCTGGTGCGGGAAGCCCGGGGCAAACACTACGGCCGGCAGATGCTGCAAGCAGCAATTGAGGAAGCTACCGCCCGCGGCGACCGTTCAATGCTGCTGGAAGTATTCGCGGCCAACGAGCCGGCACGCCGCCTCTATGAGCGGCTAGGGTTCCGCAATGAGCGCGAGTTATTCAGCTTTCGGTATGTACCCAATCCAAAAAGCCCCCAGCGGATAGCCGAGAACTACAGGAAATAG
- the tsaE gene encoding tRNA (adenosine(37)-N6)-threonylcarbamoyltransferase complex ATPase subunit type 1 TsaE, giving the protein MAITETEIAVSSLAHLPAAAAQLRAALHDHTIILFEGEMGAGKTTLIKALCENLGVPAAEVSSPTFSLVNEYRDAHDKPIYHFDFYRLDNSAEALAMGALEYFDSGYLCLIEWPSRVADLLPLRHLLVTLTVTGEEARVLQLKTMS; this is encoded by the coding sequence ATGGCAATTACCGAAACCGAAATAGCCGTTTCTTCCCTCGCTCACTTGCCGGCCGCCGCCGCGCAGTTGCGAGCAGCCCTCCACGACCACACTATTATCTTATTTGAGGGTGAGATGGGAGCGGGCAAAACCACTCTAATTAAGGCACTTTGCGAAAACCTGGGCGTGCCGGCCGCTGAAGTAAGCAGCCCCACTTTTTCCTTGGTAAACGAATACCGCGACGCCCACGATAAGCCCATCTATCACTTCGACTTTTACAGGCTCGACAATTCAGCCGAAGCTTTAGCCATGGGTGCGCTTGAGTACTTCGATTCTGGCTATCTTTGCCTGATAGAATGGCCAAGCCGAGTAGCCGACCTTTTGCCCTTGCGTCATCTACTCGTCACGCTCACGGTCACCGGCGAAGAAGCACGCGTTCTTCAATTAAAAACGATGAGTTAA
- a CDS encoding glycosyltransferase family protein, which yields MPDPLTLSPQPAAQVRGHREYLPPLRTILLLALGLRVLAAFFSKGYAFHDDHFDVISIAQDWVYGLTTWLHQPLPPRHSMTYTGLHYGLFWLLDAVGFTNPDAKMTLVRLLHGVYSLLTVYLGYKITEQLAGETYARRAGLLLAVLWFMPFMSVRNLVEMVCIPPYLGAFMCWCATATGYRRATFCWLALYLAYRFCFAITRLYF from the coding sequence ATGCCCGACCCGCTTACCCTTTCTCCTCAACCCGCTGCGCAAGTTCGCGGGCACCGAGAGTATCTGCCGCCGCTGCGCACTATCTTATTGCTGGCCCTGGGCCTGCGGGTGCTGGCGGCCTTTTTCTCCAAGGGCTACGCTTTTCACGATGACCATTTCGACGTAATCAGCATCGCACAGGATTGGGTATACGGCCTTACCACTTGGCTGCATCAGCCCCTGCCCCCGCGTCACAGCATGACTTATACGGGGCTGCACTACGGTCTTTTTTGGCTTCTCGACGCAGTCGGCTTTACCAATCCCGACGCCAAAATGACTCTTGTACGCCTCCTGCACGGGGTCTACTCTTTGCTTACAGTGTATCTGGGCTATAAAATCACTGAGCAACTAGCAGGCGAAACCTACGCACGTCGGGCGGGTCTGTTGCTGGCGGTGCTCTGGTTTATGCCTTTTATGAGCGTGCGCAATCTGGTTGAGATGGTGTGCATTCCGCCTTATCTGGGGGCTTTTATGTGCTGGTGCGCTACCGCGACCGGCTACAGGCGCGCCACTTTCTGTTGGCTGGCGCTTTATTTGGCGTATCGTTTCTGTTTCGCTATCACACGGCTTTATTTCTGA